A stretch of the Oscillospiraceae bacterium genome encodes the following:
- the lysS gene encoding lysine--tRNA ligase, with translation MSEQMKNNIIEEDINELKRIRIEKLNNLASEGKDPFEITKYARTYSSKDVSEGYTTEEREVLVRGESKTITAKISPLDGQPVCVAGRIMSKRGMGKVGFCHLQDMDGQVQIFVKKDILGEEEYERFKKLDIGDIIGATGEVFTTQTGEISIRVDNITLLSKSLLPLPEKFHGMTNTDLRYRKRYIDLIMNADVKDTFIKRSKIISSIRKYLDAQGFLEVETPMLVSNAGGAAARPFETHFNALGEDFKLRISLELYLKRLIVGGMEKVYEIGRVFRNEGLDTRHNPEFTLMELYQAYTDYHGMMDLTENLYRHVATEVLGTTKIVYNGIEMDLGKPFERITMVDAVKKYSGVDFNEIKSDDEAKEVAKVHHVEFEAHHKKGDILNLFFETYVEEHLIQPTFVMDHPIEISPLTKKKPENPEYVERFEFFMNGWEMANAYSELNDPIDQRERFKAQEALLAMGDEEANTTDEDFMNALEIGMPPTGGIGFGIDRMCMLLTDSQAIRDVLLFPTMKPLDNK, from the coding sequence TTGAGTGAACAAATGAAAAATAATATTATAGAAGAAGATATTAATGAACTTAAAAGAATAAGAATTGAGAAACTTAACAATCTTGCAAGTGAAGGAAAAGATCCTTTCGAGATTACAAAATATGCAAGAACTTATTCTTCAAAAGACGTTTCAGAAGGTTATACAACTGAAGAAAGAGAAGTTTTGGTTCGCGGCGAATCAAAAACCATAACTGCAAAAATATCTCCTCTTGACGGTCAGCCTGTTTGCGTTGCAGGCAGAATTATGTCTAAAAGAGGTATGGGTAAAGTTGGTTTTTGTCATCTGCAGGATATGGATGGCCAGGTTCAGATTTTTGTTAAAAAGGATATTTTAGGCGAAGAAGAGTATGAAAGATTTAAGAAACTTGATATCGGCGATATCATAGGTGCAACAGGCGAAGTTTTCACTACGCAGACAGGGGAAATCTCAATAAGAGTTGATAATATAACACTTTTATCAAAATCACTTTTACCTCTTCCTGAAAAATTCCACGGAATGACTAATACCGATTTAAGATACCGTAAGAGATATATTGATTTAATTATGAACGCTGATGTTAAGGATACATTTATTAAACGTTCAAAAATAATCTCATCTATTAGAAAATACTTAGACGCGCAGGGCTTTTTAGAAGTAGAAACACCAATGCTTGTATCAAACGCAGGTGGTGCGGCTGCCCGTCCTTTTGAAACTCATTTTAATGCACTTGGCGAAGATTTTAAACTTCGTATTTCATTAGAGTTGTACTTAAAACGTCTTATCGTAGGCGGTATGGAAAAGGTATATGAAATAGGACGAGTTTTCAGAAACGAAGGACTGGATACCCGTCATAACCCTGAATTTACTTTGATGGAACTTTATCAGGCATACACCGATTATCACGGTATGATGGACTTAACTGAAAATCTTTATCGTCATGTAGCGACTGAAGTTTTGGGAACAACCAAAATAGTTTATAACGGTATTGAAATGGATTTAGGAAAACCGTTTGAAAGAATAACAATGGTTGACGCTGTTAAAAAATATTCAGGTGTTGACTTTAACGAAATTAAATCCGATGACGAAGCAAAAGAAGTTGCTAAAGTGCATCATGTTGAATTTGAAGCACATCATAAAAAAGGCGATATATTAAATCTGTTCTTTGAAACTTATGTTGAAGAGCATTTAATTCAGCCAACATTTGTTATGGATCACCCGATAGAAATTTCTCCTCTTACCAAGAAGAAACCGGAAAATCCTGAATATGTTGAAAGATTTGAGTTCTTTATGAACGGATGGGAAATGGCTAACGCATACTCAGAACTTAACGACCCGATTGACCAGAGAGAAAGATTTAAAGCACAGGAAGCACTTCTTGCAATGGGCGACGAAGAAGCAAATACCACAGACGAAGACTTTATGAACGCTTTAGAAATCGGTATGCCACCAACAGGCGGTATCGGCTTCGGTATCGACAGAATGTGTATGCTTCTTACCGACTCACAAGCCATAAGAGATGTACTTCTGTTTCCTACAATGAAGCCTTTGGATAACAAATAA
- the greA gene encoding transcription elongation factor GreA, with the protein MSKEILLTADGLKDLKDQLEYLKTEKRNEIAEKIKEALSFGDLSENAEYDAAKNEQAEVEEKIIKLENTIKNARIIEDDNSGDGVVTIGCKVKLYDKEFDEEIIYKVVGSTEANPAQYKISNESPLGASLLGKKEGDEVEVNAPQGIMEFKILEVTK; encoded by the coding sequence TTACTTACTGCCGACGGTCTTAAAGACTTAAAAGACCAGTTGGAATATTTAAAAACTGAAAAAAGAAATGAGATTGCTGAAAAAATTAAAGAAGCACTTTCATTTGGCGACTTATCCGAAAATGCAGAATATGATGCGGCTAAAAACGAGCAGGCAGAAGTTGAAGAAAAGATAATTAAACTTGAAAACACAATTAAAAATGCCAGAATTATTGAAGATGATAATTCAGGCGACGGTGTTGTTACAATAGGTTGTAAAGTCAAACTTTACGATAAAGAGTTTGATGAAGAAATTATTTATAAAGTAGTAGGCTCTACCGAAGCAAATCCTGCTCAGTATAAGATTTCAAATGAATCTCCTTTAGGAGCTTCGCTTCTTGGCAAAAAAGAAGGGGACGAAGTTGAAGTTAACGCACCACAGGGAATAATGGAATTTAAAATTTTAGAGGTTACAAAGTAG